The genomic DNA TTATTGTTGATGCTGATATGAACATGGGCatacaaatatctttttgagactctgtttttaattattttgggtatatacccagaagtggaattgttagATCATacaataattccatttttaattttttgaggatgcactatactgttttccacagcagctacaccattttacattcccatgagcaatgcacaagggttccagcttctccacatccttacccaCACttcttgttttctggttttttgtaACAGTCATCCTAATAGATGTGAATTGGTATCTCACTATGgcttggatttgcatttctctaaagattagtgatgttcagcatcttttcatgtgcttattggccatttgtatattttctttggaaaattgtttacaacttttaaaaaatctgtttcagCTCAGATTTCTTTTATCCAAGATATTGGAAGGCTCCCTCTGAAGCGACACTTTGGAAGGTAAGCTGATCATCTCAATTTCCAAAAAGCTGATAATGAAATGTCTACTGAATATGTTCAATATGAATCAATAACTGTTACCTGTAACATCCAAGAAAGACATACTGTACCTagtaatttataaacataattgTATTGTAGACCCTTCCTTTTCTTAAATATAACAGCATATCTTCACCCACTCCCAATGGACTATACCAGATTAAATGGAAGCATGGAATCACAAAGGCAGAGGAATCTTTAAAATCCTCCAACTCAACAAATCTAGAAACCCCTTGCCAGCTTTCCTGTTGAGAGATGTTCTTAGCCTATGCTTGAAGACCTGCAGTGACTAGGAACTGCCTCAGAAAGTAGAAGAGtccttcatattttcttattttagaaaatttaaacaagcaaaaaatagaTGTCTAtctgtccatatatatatatatatatatatatatatatatatatattgttcatTTTATTGGAAAGTAGCTTCTGTGCCATTATCAGTGATTAACACAAAACTTATATTTCAGTTTGACTTAGCTTATTTGTAAGATCGAATTAAGCACTTAGGAAttgtttaaagattttaaaaatggccgggcgtggtggcttatgcttgtaatcccagcactttgggagcccgaggcaggtggatcacctgagataaggagttcaagaccagcctggacaacatggtgaaaccgtgtctctactaaaaatacaaaatttagctgggtgtggtggcacatgcctgtaatcccagctactcaggaggctgaggcaggagaatcgcttcaacccaggaggtggaggttgcagtgagccaagatcacaccattgcaccccagcctgggcaacaaaagcaaaactccatctcaaaaaaaagatttaaaaaaatcttgcttACTGAATGCATGGACAAAAGTAAGTGATAGAAATGGCACCTCTGACTCCTCCTACCTTTTCTCCTATTTCTGGTCCCAAATGGAAAACTCCTGTGATGTGAGCTTTTTCCCCCTCTTTACCCTCCAAGATTCATTAAGGCCTTTGTAGtgttaatgtttttttctgtatACTGGCTTAGCTATGTGGGGCCCATCTTTCCTATCCCAGAAAGACCATGATGGATGGATCTTGAAGCATCGTCCCACTGGGATGTGATCAGGGCTTACACATTTCATAAACACTGCTTTTCTTCTCACATCCCTCTGAATGAAAGCAGGACCAAGTCTCTTTGATGGCTTCTCTCCCCAACCCCCTAAGATTATGGCATCAAAATAAAGACAAGTATGTTCTATTGTATTTTTGCTCCTGAGATGTATTGAGTTGCTGCAATTTACACAAGGCTAAATTGAATGAGAATCTTCACTATTTTATTATTGGTTCAACTACCTACTTGATGTGACTTGAGAggcagtattttcttttcttttttttttgtagacggagtctagctttatcgcccaggctggagtgcagtagcacgatctcggctcactgcaagctccaccttctgggctcacaccattctcctgcctcagcctgccgagtagctgggactacaggcgcccgccaccacgcccagctaattttttgtatttttagtagagacagggtttcactgtgttagccaggatggtcttgatctcctgacctcgtgatccgcccacttcggcctcccaaagtgctgggattacaggcgtgagccaccacgcctggccacgaGAGGCAGTATTTTCAGTGCTATATATTACAATGACTGGTACTATCTTTTATTTATGTTGACCATATTTAAAACCATTGTTCATATGTTTAGTATttagtattaaatattaatacttaatatttaatagGTGTTTAATTTCCTGTAATTCAACCTACACGTTATTTTTGCCCATTTAgctttttttcagcttttactaTCCCAGCCTTATAGATAAGTCATCATGCACTTCAAATACTATTTACTTAGGGTGAATTCCTAcaaatgaaattgctggatcaataGGTATATACCTTTTGGGGCTTTTCCTCTTTATTGCCAAATTGTTGGCAAGAATATTTTGCCAGTTTTGTATCCACTTACAGTGTATCAGTATGTTCTTTTCTCCTAACCCTTGCCACCACTGGGTTTTAAAAGTATCTTTGCCAGTTTAGAAGATGACagtaataggccaggcgcagtggctcatgcttgtaatcccagcactttgggaggctgaggtgggtggatcatctaaggtcaggagctcgagaccagcctggccaacatggtgaaaccctatctctgctaaaaatacaaaaactagctgggtgtggtggtgcccgcgtgtaatccctgctactccagaggctgagacaggagaatcgcttgaacctgaagtggaggttgcagtgagccaagatcgtgctactgccctgtagcctgggtgacagagcaagactgtctcaaaaaaaaaaaagatgacagtaGTAGCTCAttatgttaattttcatttttaaaattacaaattagatTTAACAATTTAGGAaccatttgtatttgttttataagtTGTCCATGTttgtgcccatttttctatttcattttttcctttttaatttgtaaaaattctttactgaaggctgggtgtggtggctcacacttgtaatccccgcactttgggaggcggaggcagatggatcacctgagttcgggagttcaagattaccctggccaacatggtgaaaccccatctctactaaaaatacaaattagttgggcatgatggcatgtgcctgtaatcccagctacttgggaggctgaggcaggagaatcgcttgaacctgggaggcagaggttgcagtaaactgagattgcaccactgcactcctgcctgggcgataGAGAAAGACAgtctcaatgaaaaaaaagaaaaaagaaaaattctttactgaagacattatttctttttatttttaggtgtttttgttgttgtggtttggtttggtttttttgtttgtttgttttttgtttggagacagagtcttgctctgtcgtacaggctggagttcagtggcacgagcttggctcactgcagcttctgcctcctgggttcaaacaattctcctgcctcagcctcctgagtagctgggattacagatgcgtgccaccacgcctggctaatttttctattttcaatagagatgggtttttgccatgttggccaggctggtcttgaactcctggcctcaagtgatctgcctgccttggcctcccacagtgcagatagtacaggcatgagccaccgtgttcagctcctttttgtattttaagttgtAGGAACTTATTCAGTTTGTCATTTAccttgtagttttgtttttatagttaaAGGGACTAGCTAAACAGCACAATGTAGGTAAATGAAAGATGGCTTCATAATCATCACACTCATggtgtaatttaaaaatcttctccTTTGGTTCTTATTAATGCCTGCACTGTGAATCTGACAGATTGAAAATGGAAGCCCTGACTGACAGGGAACATGGAATGATAGACCCTGACAGCGGAGATGAAGCCCAGCTTAATGGAGGACATTCTGCAGAGGAATCTCTGGGTGAACCCACTCAAGCCACTGTGCCGGAAACCTGGTCTCTTCCTTTGAGTCAGAATAGTGCCAGTGAACTGCCTGCTAGCCAGCCCCAGCCCTTTTCAGCCCAAGGAGACAtggaagaaaacataataatAGAAGACTACGAGAGTGATGGGACATAGAAGCCAGCCTGCTAATCAGATTGCTACTTCACagcttcatttttgtttcattcagtGGTACTTCAGCAGAGTTAATATGCTTTTCTGATGAATTACACAACAGTTTGTTAATTCTTCATTCTTGTAGTATTTCATCACAAGAAACCTACTCTTCTGTCATCTTGAAGTAAATAGAAGATCAAGCCTTCAAATCTCTTAATTTTTTCGGTATTTATTAAATCTGTGAGTGGTTTAAGGAGCGGTCAGTGTGTATAAAGTGTGTTTGAACATTATGCCAAATATCAAGATGTGAAGGACTAATTCAGGATGCAAAAACGTTATTGGGGGGTTGTAAATATCAACTATTCAACAGTTTAGGATGCAATTACGAGTGTAAACTGTGTGCCTTATTTACACTTTATTGTCTCCCGCTTCTCAGATAGTTTTGATGTGTTGTACAGTGGAATATCTTAGATACTTTTTGGAAAGTATTTACATAAGTTATATCACaattaaaatgttgaatttaattttgtttctcctGTCTTTTAACATTATCTAGCACGCACTCTCTGCCATGGGTCCTTAAGCACAGTGCACCAATCTCCCTCCCCCAGTGTCAAACTTTTCAAAAGATAGGGAAGAGGATGGCAACGTTGCGATGAGAACTGTAAACTCTTTCCAAAAGAGCCCAGTGTGTGGTCATTGCCGCGACGTGCCGGCTGGTGGCACCGAGCAGCCTGGGCCCAGAGCGGTTGTCGGGCCGACAGATCCGGGCGGGGCAAAGCCGGGCGGGGAAAGCTGGGCTCGTCCCGTcccggccccgcccccaccccgggAGCCCGATACCGGTTTCAGAGTCCTGGGCAGCGTGCGCGCTCTTCCTGGCGGCTGCGCAGGTAAGTGGGACCGGGGTGGGGCCACGTGACCGGGAGAGGAGGGCCCGGCGGCCCCCGGCCCAGGTGTGCTGCGACGGACGGCTGCCCGCGCTCGGCGCTCAGCCTGCCATAGCCCGCGGGGGAGGCCGGAGCCAGGGATCCGGGGAGGCCCGCGTCCCGCCAGGTTTCGCTCTGCGGACGCAGGTGCGGCCGAGCCGCCGTCCTTccgggcgcggggcggggcgcgcACCTCGGGGCGATCTCGGTGCTCCTTACCTGGGAGGTCTCCCGGCTTAGTTTCGGCCTCGTTGGGTCGGAATCTCCAAAGACAGTGGGTTTCAGCCAGAAACGCGAAGACGAACGCCTAGCCGGCGCGGGCAGAACCGAGGACACAATGAGATTTGTGGGACCGGGCGCCCAGAGGCTGGCGCGGGGGAGACCCCACAGCTAAAATGCTCGGTACCCCCGGGCAGTCGTGGGTTAGTTAGAACCGCAGAGCCTTTCCCGACCCCTCGGAAGCGCAGAAGTATCCGAAATCTACCCGTTTCTTGGGTCCAGCAAAACTTTTAAGCCAGGTAAACCGGTGGTTCTGTTTGTGTAAAGGTGACCAGGCATGATTCCTGTGACACTTTGCTGGGGCAGCCATTTCTCCTGCCATTGCCGCGGCTTTCCAAGATGAGTGTCCAAGAGTGGAGTAAGGGTCCGGGGCCTGAGCAGGACAAAGACACACGCTGCCGCGACCTGCGGGACCAGAACGAACTCTCAGTGACATCTTGAAAGACATTAGGGGTATCCAGATATTTAAGATGTAATGAAATACAGCTAACCATTCCCTTCTAAAAATCACATTATCTTGCTTTTCCACAACTCTTTAAtaattgcttgttttttctttaaaaatggataGGGTGGTTTGATTCAAATAAGCCACTTCACAGGTGAAGAGTTAAATCCATTACAGTGAATCGTATTTTTACCAGTGAGTTGAATTAAGCATAGCGTATcctgtaaatgctgtgtaaaacTTGCTAAAATCATTTGTTGTGCTTTTGCTTCTACATTTCTTAGGAATGTGTTTCAAAAACTAGAGTCGTAATAGCATTTCTAGAACTTACActtttttagagaaagaaagagaaaggtacAAAAATAACTGATTGTTATAATATACAGAGCCGCTTTGCATTGGGCACCCTGCTGGGGCCATCACAGTTAATCCTCTAAGGTCGGAGTGCCCTATTAGAAGACCCTGGGTTTCCACCGCATTCCCTTGTCTCCAGTCTGTACATACCCTGTGTGCCTTGCTTGCCCTCTTAACGTCTCTACCTGGATTTTTAACGCATCTGAAACACTCTTCAGTCTGCTGCTCCCCAAGGCTAAGCTGGAGGGGTGGAGAATGAGGTATAGATAGATAAAATGATCAGATGTCTGGGGTTTACTTCAGAGGACTCTATTGGCAGAGGAAATAGTATGGGGAGTATAAATGAAACAAGTTTGGCCATAAATCGATAAGTGTAGAAGCTGGATGTGGGTACACAAGGGTTCATAAtgctattctttctactttttattatgtttgaaaaattctataataaaaattttaaatacctgTCTAGCATTTGACCTCTTCTCAAGATCTCAGTGATCCATTGGATTATTTCAATGGCCTAGCCAGTCTTCCTGTTTTACCTCTTGCCTTCTGGAGTGTACTCTCAACACAGCATCCATAGTGATACTGTTAAAACAAGTCAAGTCATGTCACTCCTCTATTCAGAATCCTCCAGTGGCTTCTCATCTCACTCCTAGCAAAAGACAAAGTCCTTTCTTTCCAGTGGTTTTCAAGGCCCTACATGATTCAGATGGCCTCAGTTCTACTATTCACCTTCTTACCCACTTTGCTGCTGCCACAGTAGCTTCCATgcctaaatatttcttgaacataCCAGGCACTCCTGCTTCAGGGCATTTGCGCTAGCTATTCCATCTGCCTGAACACTTGTCCCTGATAATGGCCTggcttcctccttcaccttcagtTCTATACTCAGATATCCCTTTCTCTGTGAAGATTTCCCTGCCCACTCGGTTTAAGATGGTAACATCCTGTCCCCATTGCAGTCTTTACCCCCTTTCTCAACTTTGTTCTTTAGCATACTGTATATTTcatttatctatcatctgtcaATCTGCCCGGCACTCCCCCGGTTAAAGCATCATGAAGGCAAGGATTTCAGTCTGGTTTGTCCACCAGTATACTTTCAGCATGCCTGGTGCAAGGCAGGTTAAATGAAGGGTCTTCGttttccaaagtaaaataaaataaagccttaGGAATTTCCAAATTGTTCAACAGTATAAAGATGGGGTTatcagaccaggtgcagtggctaacgcttgtaatcccagcactttgggtggccaaggcaggaggatcgcttgagcccaggagttcaagaccagcctaggcaacatagtgatacttaatgtctactaaaaattttaaagaattagcggccgagcgtggtggctcacacctgtaatcccagcactttgggaggccgaggcgggtggattatgaggtcaggagatcaagatcatcccggctaacatggtccccatctctactaaaaatacaaaaaattagccgggcgtggtggcgagcacctgtagtcccagctacttgcgaggctgaggcaggagaatggcatgaacctgggaggcggagcttgcagtgagccgagatggcaccactgcactccagcctgggcaacagattgagactctgtctcaaaaaaaaaaaaaaaaagaattagctgggtatggtggcatgcacctgtagtcccagctactcaggaggctgaggcagctggagtgcttgagccagggagattgaggctgcagtgagctatgattgtgctccTATGCTctggcctgggaaacagagtgagaccctgtcttaaaaatattaaataaataaaacaataacaaaaaagatggggttatccattttaattttgagacCTTCATAGTATCAAGTACAATACCATGTGCCCAGTTTAAGTCTTCAATAATGAGTCTTGGCAGGGTGtgaatgaaaaaatttttttaagtcttcaaACAAAATACTTATAAACAATTCGAGAGAGAAATTCAGCATACCTTAAAACTAGTAGTTAATTCACAAATGGTTTCCTTCTTTCTGTATATGGGTGCAGAGCATTGATTTCATGAATCAACAGGCTTAGTAAAAGTGCATTTTCTATgctttatttttgaggtggattGAATACCTTCTGAGATACTTGAGTCTCTCCTTGGGAACAGTAAATCACCTGAATTGCCCTCGAAAGAGTAATAGTAATGGTCATTGCTGCCATTCTCTATTGTGCCTTGGGGGAGCCTTAGCCTTTGGTGATGTTGTCTCTGAGATTCAATTTTTTTACATCTAGTttcaattgttaatattttagacTGGAAGAAGCAAGTCCTCTAAAATGACTTTGTTGATTTAGGAAGGGGAAGGGCTGTGCATACCCTGTGTTTTAACAGACTGCCTCTCCTAGGCTATTCCAAGTGAAAATGAAGAATATTTGCTGACCCATCAAATTTCGCTACACTCAAACTCTTAGTATTTTGATTTAGATGTTTGAGGAAATGACTCTACTTGGGAGTGTGTTCGCGTTCTGTTGTGTTAAAGTTTtgtcacttttgttttttattttattgtttaataggGCTCACAGATAAATTAgatttataaatcatttttcatttctttttttttttcttttttttagagacagagactcactgtgtcagccaggctggagtgcagtggcgcaatctcgactcactgcaacctctgcctcccgggttcaagcggtctatacctcagccacctgagtagctgggatcacaggcgcatgccacaacgcctggctagtttttgtatttttagtagagatagtgtttcaccatgttggtcaggctggtctcaaactcctgacctgaaatgatccgtctgtcttggcctcccaaagtgctgggattacaggcatgagccaccgtgcccggtatcatatttatcatttttgtataTCATAATAATTAGACATGATCCTGTTGGTCTCCTAAATACTTTTTGCTACTACATGAATAAAATCAGCATCATTGAGAGGATAAGTAACTAATCATAAGTGATAACTTTAAATTTGGCCACAGGTGTGAAAATCACAAATGTCAAATGATGGAAGATCCAGGAATCGGGACAGGCGCTACGATGAGGTCCCAAGCGACCTGCCCTATCAAGATACCACCATAAGAACCCACCCAACTCTTCATGACAGTGAGCGGGCAGTGAGCGCTGATCCCTTGCCACCACCCCCTCTCCCATTACAGCCACCATTCGGCCCAGACTTCTACTCAAGTGACACAGAAGAACCAGCTATAGCGCCAGATCTCAAACCAGTAAGGCGCTTTGTCCCTGACTCCTGGAAGAACTTTTtcagagggaagaaaaaggacCCCGAATGGGATAAGCCGGTGTCTGATATCAGGTACATCTCCGATGGAGTGGAGTGTTCACCACCAGCCTCTCCAGCAAGACCAAACCACCGTTCGCCCCTCAACTCCTGCAAAGATCCCTACGGAGGGTCAGAAGGAACCTTTAGTTCCCGGAAAGAGGCTGACGCAGTGTTTCCCCGGGATCCCTATGGATCTCTAGACCGACACACACAAACAGTTCGAACATACAGTGAGAAGGTGGAGGAGTATAACCTGAGATACTCCTACATGAAGTCGTGGGCAGGCCTGCTGAGAatactgggtgtggtggagctGCTTTTGGGGGCCGGTGTCTTTGCTTGTGTCACAGCTTACATTCACAAGGACAGTGAGTGGTACAACTTGTTTGGATATTCACAACCGTATGGCATGGGAGGCGTTGGTGGATTGGGCAGTATGTATGGGGGCTATTACTACACTGGCCCTAAGACCCCTTTTGTACTCGTGGTTGCTGGATTAGCTTGGATCACCACCATTATTATTCTGGTTCTTGGCATGTCCATGTATTACCGGACCATTCTTCTGGACTCTAATTGGTGGCCCCTAACTGAATTTGGAATTAACGTTGccttgtttattttgtatatggCCGCAGCCATAGTCTATGTGAATGATACCAACCGAGGTGGCCTCTGCTACTATCCGTTATTTAATACACCAGTGAATGCAGTGTTCTGCCGGGTAGAAGGAGGACAGATAGCTGCAATGATCTTCCTGTTTGTCACCATGATAGTTTATCTCATTAGTGCTTTGGTTTGCCTAAAGTTATGGAGGCATGAGGCAGCTCGGAGACATAGAGAATATATGGAACAACAGGAGGTAAGTGATTTCATAATccctcatttgtgtgtgtatgtttgttttttctgttatttgctcCCTTGTTAAAAAATGTATAGCGCTCAAAACAGAAAGCTTTCAtagaaatcttttctttcttcctttttttttttttcaatggtcTGAGATTCAAAAGTCCTAGTGCAATATCTGACATGCTTTGACTGGGATAACCCACTCTGGTGTTTGGCTGTTACATAACA from Homo sapiens chromosome 5 genomic patch of type FIX, GRCh38.p14 PATCHES HG2405_PATCH includes the following:
- the MARVELD2 gene encoding MARVEL domain-containing protein 2 isoform 2 (isoform 2 is encoded by transcript variant 2); the protein is MSNDGRSRNRDRRYDEVPSDLPYQDTTIRTHPTLHDSERAVSADPLPPPPLPLQPPFGPDFYSSDTEEPAIAPDLKPVRRFVPDSWKNFFRGKKKDPEWDKPVSDIRYISDGVECSPPASPARPNHRSPLNSCKDPYGGSEGTFSSRKEADAVFPRDPYGSLDRHTQTVRTYSEKVEEYNLRYSYMKSWAGLLRILGVVELLLGAGVFACVTAYIHKDSEWYNLFGYSQPYGMGGVGGLGSMYGGYYYTGPKTPFVLVVAGLAWITTIIILVLGMSMYYRTILLDSNWWPLTEFGINVALFILYMAAAIVYVNDTNRGGLCYYPLFNTPVNAVFCRVEGGQIAAMIFLFVTMIVYLISALVCLKLWRHEAARRHREYMEQQECEMATSGDRQRDSEVNFKELRTAKMKPELLSGHIPPGHIPKPIVMPDYVAKYPVIQTDDERERYKAVFQDQFSEYKELSAEVQAVLRKFDELDAVMSRLPHHSESRQEHERISRIHEEFKKKKNDPTFLEKKERCDYLKNKLSHIKQRIQEYDKVMNWDVQGYS
- the MARVELD2 gene encoding MARVEL domain-containing protein 2 isoform 1 (isoform 1 is encoded by transcript variant 1) codes for the protein MSNDGRSRNRDRRYDEVPSDLPYQDTTIRTHPTLHDSERAVSADPLPPPPLPLQPPFGPDFYSSDTEEPAIAPDLKPVRRFVPDSWKNFFRGKKKDPEWDKPVSDIRYISDGVECSPPASPARPNHRSPLNSCKDPYGGSEGTFSSRKEADAVFPRDPYGSLDRHTQTVRTYSEKVEEYNLRYSYMKSWAGLLRILGVVELLLGAGVFACVTAYIHKDSEWYNLFGYSQPYGMGGVGGLGSMYGGYYYTGPKTPFVLVVAGLAWITTIIILVLGMSMYYRTILLDSNWWPLTEFGINVALFILYMAAAIVYVNDTNRGGLCYYPLFNTPVNAVFCRVEGGQIAAMIFLFVTMIVYLISALVCLKLWRHEAARRHREYMEQQEINEPSLSSKRKMCEMATSGDRQRDSEVNFKELRTAKMKPELLSGHIPPGHIPKPIVMPDYVAKYPVIQTDDERERYKAVFQDQFSEYKELSAEVQAVLRKFDELDAVMSRLPHHSESRQEHERISRIHEEFKKKKNDPTFLEKKERCDYLKNKLSHIKQRIQEYDKVMNWDVQGYS